The genomic interval ATACTGTCCTGGTCCAGCGCCATGGCAGGGGCGGCCCTGTGTTTCTTTATCGCAAAATGGTACGGAAGAAAGCCGGTTGAGCGCCTGACATCCAAGGCGGGACTTGAGGGAGTGGACCGCTTCTTCGACCGTTACGGCAATTACGCGGTTTTCATAACGAGGCTGCTTCCCTTCGTGTCCTTCGACATAGTTAGCTACGGCGCCGGGCTGACCTCCATGAGGTTCTGGCCATTTTTTCTGGCGACAGGATTGGGTCAGCTGCCGGCGACGATAGTCTACTCCTACGTGGGGGGAATGTTGACCGAGGGGACGAGAAAATTCGTCCTGGGCCTTTCCCTGCTTTTCGTTTTAACCGCATTGGTCGCGCTGTGGAAGAAGATATATAGGGATCGCAGAGACCCGGAAAGCTGCGTCGATTTTTCTACTGGAAAATGACCGAGGCTACTTTTCCATGGGCATATCCTCGTTTCCACCCCACTCGTATATGGATCCCTCGTAGTTTCTGACTCGCTCAAAGCCGACGGCTCTGAGGACCGAGGTTACGTACCCCGATCTTATTCCCATCGTTCAGTAGACCGTGAAGGAATCCTCAGGTGTCAGGGCAAATCTATCCTTCATGATGGACCTGATCTCCTCAGGTGACCTGGGGCTGCCGTCTTTGTTCAGGATATCCAGCCACAACATCCATTTTGCCCCTGCTATGTGGCCTCCTCTGGGTTCCCCGGCGTTGGTGCTGCCGTCGAACTCCTTCTTCGTCCTGGTGTCTATGAGCAGCTCCACGCCGAGGGATTCATGCACCTGGTCCATCGTAGCGTACCATGAACGATCGTAATCGTGAAGGGTCAGGGCTCCCTCGTCGGAGGGAGAGGGCTTGGTGACCTCCCTCGTCAGCTCGTATCCTAACGAACTGTAGAGTGGCAATCCACCGTAGAGGAGCTTTACGTTCTTCATACCGGCCATCCTAAGCTGCCAGAAGTTACGCCCGTCCGCCCCTGGCCCCTTGAACATGTCGGAGTAGAGCACGACGATAGAGTCATCGTTGATGCCGAGCTCCCTCAGTTTGGGCCCGAGCTCTTCGATAGGCAGAGACGTCCCCCATCCCGGGTCACCGGGCTTTCCCACCGTTTTGGAGAAGAAGTGGAAGCCGACGTGAACCGCCCCTGGGATGTGTCCCTTACCGTATACCTTGGGGTTGTTCCCGTCCAGAAGGACTAACTTGGGATCCCCCAGCATGGAGTGAAGCTTCTGGGGCGTTATGAAGTACTCGGGATGAAGAAAACCGGATAGGTCCGGCTCCTCGGCCCAAGCCGCCACAGATATGACCAGCACGAACATGGCAAGCCACGTTCGCATCAAGACATGTTTCATTAAAAAAAACTCCTTTCGCATGAAAATAAAATTACAATACGACCCCTACGAATGGATATTATACACACTATGACTAACGGTGACTAGAGCTATGAAGTTGATTGGGGGCGATCCACCTGAAACTGAACGAGACTGAGCTGTCAAAGCTGCGGCTTTTTGCGGATAGGTGCGTCGATTGCGGCCTGTGCCTGAAGGGATGCACGATGTCCGACGAGTTGAGAGACGGTCCTAAAAACGTCATATCCCGCTTCCTGACGGAAGGCACCATCGACGACGACTGGGCCTTTAGGTGCTCACTATGCGGTTACTGTTCAACCGTCTGCCCCACAGGAGCGGACCTGAGATCGGTCATGATCGCGCTCAGGGAGGCATCCTGCAAAAAGCCTCCGCTCAGAATGAAAAAGATTTTCGCAGGAGTCCTTCTCTTCCAGTTCATGGCGACATGGAGATATATGGGAACGCCTCCGGTGTTTCCTAAAAAAAGGGGCAAAAGACTGTTTTTTCCCGGCTGCGCCATGGCATCCTCCGACCCGGAGTTAGCCCTCAAGACGTGGAGGGCGTTGATATCCATGGACCCCGACATGGGGATCATGGTGGATTGCTGTGGAACCCCTGCTTCGTCCCTAGGACGAAGGGACATCTTCGAGAGGATAAGGGGCAGGCTCGAAAAAACCCTGACCGTCTGGGGAGTGGAGGAGATCATCGTGGCCTGTCCCAACTGTCTGAAGGCCCTATCGTCCCTCCCAGTGAAGGTGACCCCTGTGTGGGGATACCTGGAAAATACCATATCCGGCTTACAGGCCCTAGAGGGCAAGGAAGCCATGTTTCACGCTCCATGTCCTCTTAGGGACGAGAACAGGGAGTTGGCCGAGGTCGAACGGTTGGCCAGGACCCTGTTCCCCTCCATACGCACAAAACCCTACGGAGCTAACGGCGGGATGTGTTGCGGAGCCGGAGGAATGGTCCCTATCGTGCATCCTAAAACGTTCTCCGATTGGTCCAGGAGGATCTCCGATTACAGGAAGGACGGGGAGATCGTCCTGTGCTGCTGCCAGAGCTGCGTCGACGCCATGGGAGGACGGGATGCCGACGTGATCCACCTCCTGAGAGCAATGCTCGGTGGGGAGGCTCCCCCACCTCCGACGAGCCTCGGCAGGTGGATCAACCGCAGAAAACTGAGAAGGGCCATATTAGGCAAACAAAATTGGAGGGGTTCTTTATGACTTGGAAGATAGACGTCAAAACAGGGGAAATACTGAAAAAAGGCTCAGATGGGTCGAGCATAGACAGAGATGAGGCCCTTTATCTCATGGCTCTCCCGTTGGGCTCGAAGGAGACCTACGGCCTCATGGAGGCCGCCGATTACCTCTCCAGGGAGACGTTCCAGAATAAGGGGGAGAGACACTTTCACATAGGGCTGAACGTGGCGCCCTGTCCTCTCAACTGTAGCTTTTGCTCTTTGACCGTAAAGGCGGGGATATTCAAGGACTCCATCGACTTCTCCGACGATCAGATACTGGAATGGGCCAGATACGGTGAGTCTCAAAAGGCCGACTCGCTCAACCTCATGACGACGGGGAACTTTCCCATGGAGCGGCTTTTACACGTCGGCAGGATGCTGAGGGACAAGGTGAACGTGCCCCTTGTGGCAAACACCAGGGACATAAACCACGAGGAGGGCGAGGCCCTGCTCGACGCCGGTTTCGTCGGGGCCTATCACGCTGTAAGGCTGGGGGAGGGCAGGGACACCCCTCTGAAAAGAGACAAGAGGATCGAGACGATAAAGGTGTTCAGGGACGTGGGGCTCAAATGGATGAACTGCGTGGAGCCGGTGGGGCCTGAGCACGAGGCGGAGGAGATAGTGGACCTCATGTTCCTCGCCAGGGAATACGGGGCCACCTACAGCGGGGTGATGAGGCGGGTCAACTTCCCTGGCTCCCCTATGGAAAAGTTCGGAATGATAACCGAGCGAGAGATGGCCAGGATGGTGGCGGTGTCCCGACTGGTGATGGGGACGGTTCCCAAAGCCCACTGCACCCACGAGCCCAACTCCCTTTCCCTGATCGCCGGGGCCAACCTGCTCTTCCCTGAGGTTGGCTCCAGCCCCAGAGACGGCGAGGCTGACACCGCCAAGGGAAGAGGCAACACCGTCGAAAGCTGCGACAAAATACACATAGAGACCTGCTGGGACCCGGACAAAAGGTCAAACTGTTTCTAGCAGTAACCGCAAACTCACCTTTGAGTCCCCTCGGAGAGACCGTTCCGACGGCGCCCTGTCTCGCCCGGACGTATACTCGACCTGCCTGTTCCGTACGAACCGCCTCGGAGGGCACGTCCTGTGCCCCCTCGGCTTGGGGCGACGTCCTGTCGCCCCATTCATACTACACGACGGCAGGTCGAGTATACGGGCTCGAATGGGCTTCGTCGGAACGATCTCTCCGAGGATCAGAGTTTTAGAAGTTCCCCTAATAGAAAGTAAAAAACCGAAAGGACGTGGCTGTGTGAAAAAGATCATCGCTTTAGGCTTGCTATGTCTCTGTCTGATCTCGCCTGCGTTCGCCGAAAGACCTGTCAAGGTGGGCACCTGGAAGACCGCCCAGACGATCCAGCCCTTTTTCTACGGCGACTACACGTCGAGGGACATCGAGATCCTCTCCTTCACAAACCCGGCGGACCAGAAGACCGCCCTTTTGGCTGGAAACCTGAGCATGTGCGGTACGACCCTGGCCCACGCTATACACTCGGCCTCCCAGGGACAACCGGTGGTTCTGGTGGCGTCGCTTTGCAACCGATGTTCCGCCCTGGTTGTGAGAAAAGACGGCCCCGTAGAGAAGGTCTCCGATCTAAAGGGCAAAAAGATAGGCTACGTGCCTGGAACCATGCACGAGATCCTGCTGCGGGAGACCTTATCCCGAAACGGTCTGTCCCCCGACAGGGACGTGACCCTGGTCAGAATAGACTTCTTCGACATGGGAACGGCTCTGGCAAGAGGCAGCATAGACGGCTTTTTGTCCGGCGAGCCCTTCCCCACCATAGCCGTTACCGAGGGATACGGAAGGATACTGTCCTACCCCTACTACGACGACAGCGTGGGAACCATAAACGCAGGAATGCTGGTGACAGAGGAGACCGTAAGGGAGAATCCCGAGCTGGTACTGGACCTGGTGAGGGGCCACGCTATGGCGACGGAGAGCCTAAAGGCCAACCTCGATCTGTGGTTTAAAAAGGCCGTCTCTTTCGGGACCGAGAGGTCGGTTATGGAGGAGGCTTCCTCCAACATAGAGCTCTCCTGGGATATGGACGAGGCCTTCGTGAAGAGGGCTAAGGCCCTCGGTGCAAGGATGGAGGCCCTGGGGGTCATAGACCGTCAGCCGGACTACGAAAGGCTCTTCGACCTCTCCTTCGTCAAAAAGGTCAAAGAGGAGAGGGGACTTTGAGGGGAAAGCACCTGTTACTTCCCTGGATAATACCTATCGGCCTTATATCTGTGTGGTTATGGGCCAGTCGCACCGGGATTGTCCCCACCTATCTCCTGCCCGACCCGGCTCAGATAGGGAGGTCGGCCTGGACCTACATCTTCGGCGAGATCGGAAGCGCCCCTTATGCCGGAAGGTTCCATGGCGACCTATGGGCCAGCTCTGTCCGGGTGATCGGGGGATTCGCCCTGGCAGTCGCCCTGGGCATTCCACTGGGGGTGGTGTCCGGCAGGGTCCCTGCTGTGAGGAGCCTGCTGGGGACAACTATAAACGGCCTTCGATCGGTGCCGGGGATAAGCTGGCTCCCTCTGGCTATGGTGTGGTTCGGAGTCGGAGTTAAGACCACCGTCTTTCTGGTGGCCCTGGCGTCGTTCTTCCCTATATACCTTAACACCGCCATCGGGGCCAGAAACGTCGACTTCATCCTGTACCAGGCCGGAGCCACCATGGGAATCGGCAGATTTAGGGGGGTCTACGATATTCTCCTTCCAGCGGCAATGCCTCAGATACTGAGCGGCCTGAGGCTGGGGCTCGGGACGTCCTGGGCCTATCTGGTCCTGGGAGAGCTGACAGGGGTCCCCTTCGGCCTCGGCGCTTTGATAATGGACGCCAGGATGATGGGAAGGATAGACATGATAATAGTCGGCATAGTGGCTATAGCTGTCATGGGAAGGGTCAGCGACCTTCTTTTGACCCAGACTATGAAGTTTTGTTTTAAATCGGCGAGGCGGATGGCATGAGTTTAGGGCTGAACCCATCGCCACCGACCCTGTCGGTCAAAGGCATCAGCAAGGGCTTTTCGGAGAAAGGCGGAGAGCTCCAGGTCCTCTCGGACGTCACCTTCGAGATCGAGAGGGGGGAGCTGGTCTGCGTCCTTGGGCCAAGCGGATGCGGCAAGAGCACTCTGCTCAAGATCGTGGCTGGGCTGGAGGCTCCCGACGAGGGGACCGTGGAGGTGGATGGCAGGGCGGTATCGACCCCGGGGAGCGACAGGTGCGTGGTGTTCCAGGAGGACGCCCTCTTTCCCTGGCTGACGGTCTCGGAGAACGTGGCCTTCGGAGCGAGAGGAAGGATGTCAAAGTCGGAGCTGAAGTCGGAGGTCGACGGCTATCTGGATATGACCGGACTATCCCGCTTCGCCGACTACCTTCCCAGGGAGATTTCCGGCGGCATGAGACAGAGGGTCGCCCTCGCCAGGGTCCTAATACTGAAGCCCAAGGTTTTGCTGATGGACGAGCCATTCGGGGCGCTGGACGCACAGTCCAGGGAGGCCATGCAACGGCTGTTGCTGTCCATCGTAAAGGACCTCTCCCACACGGTGATGTTCATAACCCACGATGTGGCAGAGGCGGTGGCAATAGCCGATAGGGTTATAGTCATGGACAGGTCGCCGGGCAGGATAAGCTCCATCGTAACGGTGGAGGACCAGGCCGAGACCCACTCCAGGCTGAGGGCAATTATGCATAGCCTGTAGCCCCCTTGAGAGGAAGTGTTTTTAATGGACAGGGTGATAGTGTTCGTCAAATGGCCCGAGCCGGGCAGGGCGAAAACCAGGCTGATTCCAGCTCTGGGGCCTCAAGGTGCCGCCGAGCTGCACGATAAAATGGCCAGGAGGACCCTTTCTTCCGTGAGGCGAGGAGCCAAAAGGGCAGGTTGTTCGGTGGAGGTCCGATCCACCGGCGCGGTGACAGAGCGATTTCGAGGTTGGCTTGGAGACGACCTCTCTGTCGTGGACCAGGGCGACGGCGACCTAGGGGACCGAATGGCTCTGTCGGTATCCGACTCCCTCGATGGAGGGATAAAAAAGGTGCTTCTCCTGGGGACCGACTGCCCCGACCTGGATCCCTCTTTTATACATCACGCCATGGGCCTTCTCGAAGGCCATCCGGTCGTAATGGGCCCAGCATCCGACGGAGGGTACTACTGTCTGGGAATAGATCTATCCAAGGTGGGGGAGAGGGCTTTAGGGCTGTTCCGTGGCGTTCCCTGGAGCTCCAGCGCGACAGGAGAGGCCACATTGGATAGGGCTCGCTCTCTAGGGTTGAAGGTGGCCAGGCTTCCTGTCCTCAGCGACGTGGACAGGCCCGAGGACCTTCCCGTGTGGGATAGGGCTTGCCAAAAGATATCGGTGATTATCCCCACCCTGAACGAAAGGGACGGCATATCGATGTGCATAAGGTCCGCCCTGGGTGCCCAGGACGTGGAGGTCATAGTATCCGACGGAGGCAGCACCGACGGGACCATCGAGGTCGCCGAGAGCTATGGGGCCAAGGTGGTCCGTTCCCCTAAGGGCAGGGCCGCCCAGATGAACGCTGGAGCCAAGGTGGCGTCGGGGGATATCCTGCTGTTTCTCCACGGCGACAGTATCCTTCCATGGGGTTACGGGAGGTTGGTTCGGGAGGCTCTGAGCGACAAAAAACTGTCCCTAGGGGCCTTTTCTCTCAAAATAGGCCTGGCCGGAGAGCTGAATGACCCCGAGTTTCGCTCGTCGATGGACATGATCTCATTCTGGGCCAACGTCAGGTCGAGGTGGCTGTCCCTGCCCTACGGGGATCAGGGTTTTTTCATGGGGAAATCCCTCTTTCACCGTCTAGGGGGCTTCCCAGAGATGCCCCTTCTCGAGGACGTGAGCCTGGTCAGATCGGCGTCGAAGGTCGGCAGGATAGGGACCATTTCGGCGACGATCCGCACCTCCTCCCGTCGCTGGCGAAAACTGGGCGCGGCTAGGACGTCGATCCGCAACTCGATGATAATGCTAGCCTGGGCGATAGGGGTATCCCCAACTACATTGGCTGGGTGGTATAGGGCGGATAAACCGAGAAAAGGGGGAGTTTCGTCTTGAAAGGTAGACCGATAAACAGGATCCTTGTCGTCGCAGGTGGGCTTATAGCCCTATTCGCCGCGCTTCGTCTGTGGGGGATAGATGGAAGCTGGTTTAGCGAGGAGAACATCCTTTCCTTCGGCCCGATGGCTCCCCTGGTCTTCACCGCCATGTTCTCTATCGCTGTCATACTTGCCGTCCCAGGTGGTCCCATAACCCTACTGGCAGGCAGCCTCTTCGGCGTGATCCAGGGGACGATCGTCGTATCGGCAGGGTCCACCATAGGGGCGATGGCGGCCTTTCTCATTGCCAGATATGCCGCCAGGGACCACGTGGCCCGATGGCTCGCCGACAATCCAAGATTCCTGAAGCTCGACGAGATGATCAGGAAAAAGGGCTTTATAGTAGTGGCGTTGGTCAGGCTGATACCGCTCTTTCCCTTCAACCTCATAAACTACGGCATGGGACTGACGTCGGTGTCCTTCGGATACTACCTGTTCATGTCGTGGCTGTGCATGCTGCCTGGAACTATCCTCTACGTGACTGGAGGGGACGTCTTCAAGCGATTCTTTGTCGGTGGAGACCTATCGTGGCAGGCGATATCCCTCTGC from Dethiosulfovibrio salsuginis carries:
- a CDS encoding ABC transporter permease, which gives rise to MRGKHLLLPWIIPIGLISVWLWASRTGIVPTYLLPDPAQIGRSAWTYIFGEIGSAPYAGRFHGDLWASSVRVIGGFALAVALGIPLGVVSGRVPAVRSLLGTTINGLRSVPGISWLPLAMVWFGVGVKTTVFLVALASFFPIYLNTAIGARNVDFILYQAGATMGIGRFRGVYDILLPAAMPQILSGLRLGLGTSWAYLVLGELTGVPFGLGALIMDARMMGRIDMIIVGIVAIAVMGRVSDLLLTQTMKFCFKSARRMA
- a CDS encoding ABC transporter ATP-binding protein; the encoded protein is MSLGLNPSPPTLSVKGISKGFSEKGGELQVLSDVTFEIERGELVCVLGPSGCGKSTLLKIVAGLEAPDEGTVEVDGRAVSTPGSDRCVVFQEDALFPWLTVSENVAFGARGRMSKSELKSEVDGYLDMTGLSRFADYLPREISGGMRQRVALARVLILKPKVLLMDEPFGALDAQSREAMQRLLLSIVKDLSHTVMFITHDVAEAVAIADRVIVMDRSPGRISSIVTVEDQAETHSRLRAIMHSL
- a CDS encoding TVP38/TMEM64 family protein; this translates as MLKVCLPVGLVLGVMAFKPSRDWVKQVFLMFQLLDVNLIRGYILSFGIWAPVMSFFLMVFQSVVAPLPAFLITFANAGLFGWWKGAILSWSSAMAGAALCFFIAKWYGRKPVERLTSKAGLEGVDRFFDRYGNYAVFITRLLPFVSFDIVSYGAGLTSMRFWPFFLATGLGQLPATIVYSYVGGMLTEGTRKFVLGLSLLFVLTALVALWKKIYRDRRDPESCVDFSTGK
- a CDS encoding TIGR04283 family arsenosugar biosynthesis glycosyltransferase gives rise to the protein MDRVIVFVKWPEPGRAKTRLIPALGPQGAAELHDKMARRTLSSVRRGAKRAGCSVEVRSTGAVTERFRGWLGDDLSVVDQGDGDLGDRMALSVSDSLDGGIKKVLLLGTDCPDLDPSFIHHAMGLLEGHPVVMGPASDGGYYCLGIDLSKVGERALGLFRGVPWSSSATGEATLDRARSLGLKVARLPVLSDVDRPEDLPVWDRACQKISVIIPTLNERDGISMCIRSALGAQDVEVIVSDGGSTDGTIEVAESYGAKVVRSPKGRAAQMNAGAKVASGDILLFLHGDSILPWGYGRLVREALSDKKLSLGAFSLKIGLAGELNDPEFRSSMDMISFWANVRSRWLSLPYGDQGFFMGKSLFHRLGGFPEMPLLEDVSLVRSASKVGRIGTISATIRTSSRRWRKLGAARTSIRNSMIMLAWAIGVSPTTLAGWYRADKPRKGGVSS
- a CDS encoding ABC transporter substrate-binding protein, which gives rise to MKKIIALGLLCLCLISPAFAERPVKVGTWKTAQTIQPFFYGDYTSRDIEILSFTNPADQKTALLAGNLSMCGTTLAHAIHSASQGQPVVLVASLCNRCSALVVRKDGPVEKVSDLKGKKIGYVPGTMHEILLRETLSRNGLSPDRDVTLVRIDFFDMGTALARGSIDGFLSGEPFPTIAVTEGYGRILSYPYYDDSVGTINAGMLVTEETVRENPELVLDLVRGHAMATESLKANLDLWFKKAVSFGTERSVMEEASSNIELSWDMDEAFVKRAKALGARMEALGVIDRQPDYERLFDLSFVKKVKEERGL
- a CDS encoding TVP38/TMEM64 family protein is translated as MKGRPINRILVVAGGLIALFAALRLWGIDGSWFSEENILSFGPMAPLVFTAMFSIAVILAVPGGPITLLAGSLFGVIQGTIVVSAGSTIGAMAAFLIARYAARDHVARWLADNPRFLKLDEMIRKKGFIVVALVRLIPLFPFNLINYGMGLTSVSFGYYLFMSWLCMLPGTILYVTGGDVFKRFFVGGDLSWQAISLCGAIALCLSGAYLLLKNSLRGRL
- a CDS encoding (Fe-S)-binding protein, whose translation is MGAIHLKLNETELSKLRLFADRCVDCGLCLKGCTMSDELRDGPKNVISRFLTEGTIDDDWAFRCSLCGYCSTVCPTGADLRSVMIALREASCKKPPLRMKKIFAGVLLFQFMATWRYMGTPPVFPKKRGKRLFFPGCAMASSDPELALKTWRALISMDPDMGIMVDCCGTPASSLGRRDIFERIRGRLEKTLTVWGVEEIIVACPNCLKALSSLPVKVTPVWGYLENTISGLQALEGKEAMFHAPCPLRDENRELAEVERLARTLFPSIRTKPYGANGGMCCGAGGMVPIVHPKTFSDWSRRISDYRKDGEIVLCCCQSCVDAMGGRDADVIHLLRAMLGGEAPPPPTSLGRWINRRKLRRAILGKQNWRGSL
- a CDS encoding biotin synthase BioB; this encodes MTWKIDVKTGEILKKGSDGSSIDRDEALYLMALPLGSKETYGLMEAADYLSRETFQNKGERHFHIGLNVAPCPLNCSFCSLTVKAGIFKDSIDFSDDQILEWARYGESQKADSLNLMTTGNFPMERLLHVGRMLRDKVNVPLVANTRDINHEEGEALLDAGFVGAYHAVRLGEGRDTPLKRDKRIETIKVFRDVGLKWMNCVEPVGPEHEAEEIVDLMFLAREYGATYSGVMRRVNFPGSPMEKFGMITEREMARMVAVSRLVMGTVPKAHCTHEPNSLSLIAGANLLFPEVGSSPRDGEADTAKGRGNTVESCDKIHIETCWDPDKRSNCF
- a CDS encoding sulfurtransferase; this encodes MKHVLMRTWLAMFVLVISVAAWAEEPDLSGFLHPEYFITPQKLHSMLGDPKLVLLDGNNPKVYGKGHIPGAVHVGFHFFSKTVGKPGDPGWGTSLPIEELGPKLRELGINDDSIVVLYSDMFKGPGADGRNFWQLRMAGMKNVKLLYGGLPLYSSLGYELTREVTKPSPSDEGALTLHDYDRSWYATMDQVHESLGVELLIDTRTKKEFDGSTNAGEPRGGHIAGAKWMLWLDILNKDGSPRSPEEIRSIMKDRFALTPEDSFTVY